Part of the Flavobacterium alkalisoli genome is shown below.
TTTCTTTATCAACATAGGTTCAAGAGACGATTTCGATTGGATGAGCCTTAAAGACTTCCTTCGTGATACACTTGGCCTGGGCCGTGACGACATTTTTAAAGTGGATGTAAAAGAAGGTTTCTCTTTCTTTAACACAGAAGCAGAACATGCCGAAATGGTAATGGATACATTTAACAGTATGCACCTTGAGGGCAGAAAAATAAATGTTGAAATTTCTAAAAATGACGGTGGTTCTAACAACCGACGCAGAGACCACAACGGTAGAAGCAGCGGTGGTGGCTCTAACAGAGGCGCGAGAGGTGAACGCAGAAGCGATTCTTTCGGAGGCGGAAGACCACCTAGAAGAGATGGCGGAAGAGATGGTGGTGCTCCCAGAAGAAAGGACAGCAACAGTGGCTCTCGAGACAGAAAACCAAGAAGAAGCAATTAATTTATTTTAGATAAATTGTATACTAACTACAAAATATCGCGTTTGTTTATTACTTTTACCTTACTAAAGCGAACAATGAGATATTTTGTAGTTATTTTATTTTTAATACTGTCGTTCCCTTCTTTTGCACAGGAAAAGAAGCAGGAAGACTCAACCAGTGTAAGTGGTACTATTGTAAACAATTCAAACATGCTGCCACTTGAAAACGCAACGGTTATTAATGTTAACTCTGTAAAAGGGGTAGTTACCGACAGTAAAGGGTATTTCACGCTTAACGCTAAGGTAAACGACACTATACACATAACACTTATAGGCTTTCAGCCTATTAAGGTTCGCGTTACTAACGACTGGATTAAAAATACTACCTCAACAAAAATTCCGCTTACAGAAAAGGCTTATGCCCTGGAAGAAGTGGTAATTAATAAATACGGACTTACCGGTTACCTTCAGGTAGACTCCAAGCTTGTACCTGTTAAGGAAAATCACAGATACAGTATTTCCGGACTTAACTACGGTTATGAAGGAGGCCCTAAATCGCC
Proteins encoded:
- a CDS encoding carboxypeptidase-like regulatory domain-containing protein: MRYFVVILFLILSFPSFAQEKKQEDSTSVSGTIVNNSNMLPLENATVINVNSVKGVVTDSKGYFTLNAKVNDTIHITLIGFQPIKVRVTNDWIKNTTSTKIPLTEKAYALEEVVINKYGLTGYLQVDSKLVPVKENHRYSISGLNYGYEGGPKSPSSFKKIISSVFNPADFLHNVFGKKPKEMRRLREMKKDDTVRNLLATKFDRETLAALLGVMPEDIAEILENCNYSEEFIRTANDLQIMDAISSCYEEYKALNRDKN